A window of the Lactuca sativa cultivar Salinas chromosome 7, Lsat_Salinas_v11, whole genome shotgun sequence genome harbors these coding sequences:
- the LOC111890877 gene encoding protein NRT1/ PTR FAMILY 4.3: MDSRTHDQKRDIFSEEPTVDWKGRPSNPIKHGGMRAAAFVLGVQAFEIMAIAAVGNNLITYVTNEMHYSLSKAANIVTNFIGTVFLLTLFGGYLSDSYLGCFWSMLVFGFIELSGFILLSVQAHLPQLKPPPCNMLNGDRCIEAKGVEALIFFVALYLVALGSGCVKPNMLTHGGDQFNKSDSKQSKKLSTYFNAAYFAFSLGELIALTLLVWIQTHSGMDIGFGVSAIVMAMGLICLVSGTLYYRNKPPQGSILAPIAQVFVAAFFKRSQVPPSTPHMLESHFTMSNESPITDRFSFLDKACIRRQEGNTNNTKESPWRLCNVNQVEQVKILISIIPIFASTIVFNTILAQLQTFSVSQGSIMNNQLTKSFHIPPASLQAIPYILLIFIVPLYDYFFVPFARKITGNDSGITPLQRIGVGLFVATFSMVSAALTEKKRRDTFLNSGQTLSIFWITPQFLIFGLSEMFTAVGLIEFFYKQSLKGMQSFLTAMTYCSYSFGFYLSSVLVSLINKITSRSMDDGGWLGGVDLNKGRLDLFYWLLAGLSLINFVNYIFWARWYNNSCNRSPSGKAHHNSIEEGFHNNFGPAKVVGDDNIH, translated from the exons ATGGACTCAAGAACCCACGATCAAAAACGAGATATTTTTTCCGAAGAGCCAACAGTTGATTGGAAAGGGAGACCCTCGAATCCCATCAAACATGGGGGTATGCGAGCAGCTGCATTTGTTCTTG GAGTTCAAGCATTTGAGATAATGGCTATAGCTGCAGTTGGTAATAACCTTATAACATATGTGACAAATGAGATGCACTATTCGCTGTCAAAAGCAGCAAACATAGTCACAAACTTCATCGGTACTGTGTTCCTTCTCACCCTCTTTGGTGGATACCTATCTGATTCATATCTGGGTTGCTTCTGGAGCATGCTAGTCTTTGGCTTTATCGAACTTTCG GGTTTCATACTCTTATCAGTTCAAGCCCATCTCCCTCAGCTGAAACCACCACCCTGCAACATGCTCAATGGAGATCGATGCATTGAGGCCAAAGGAGTGGAGGCATTAATATTCTTTGTAGCACTCTACTTGGTGGCTTTAGGAAGTGGGTGTGTGAAGCCAAACATGTTGACTCATGGTGGTGATCAATTCAACAAGAGCGACTCAAAACAGTCAAAGAAGCTATCAACCTACTTTAATGCTGCGTACTTTGCCTTTTCCCTTGGTGAACTTATTGCTCTCACCCTACTTGTGTGGATCCAAACCCATTCGGGTATGGATATTGGGTTTGGGGTGTCTGCCATCGTTATGGCAATGGGCTTGATATGTTTGGTTTCTGGTACCCTATATTATAGGAACAAGCCTCCACAAGGAAGCATTTTAGCACCTATAGCACAA GTATTTGTTGCCGCATTTTTTAAGAGGAGTCAAGTGCCTCCGTCTACTCCACACATGCTTGAAAGCCATTTTACAATGTCAAATGAGAGCCCAATTACTGATCGTTTCAg CTTCTTAGACAAAGCTTGCATAAGGAGACAAGAAGGGAACACCAATAATACAAAGGAAAGTCCATGGAGGCTGTGCAATGTAAACCAAGTTGAACAAGTGAAGATACTAATCTCAATCATCCCCATATTTGCTAGCACCATTGTCTTCAACACCATTTTAGCACAACTCCAAACATTCTCAGTCTCACAAGGAAGTATTATGAACAACCAACTCACAAAATCCTTCCACATCCCACCAGCGTCACTCCAAGCCATCCCTTACATCTTGCTAATCTTTATAGTCCCCTTATATGACTATTTTTTCGTCCCTTTTGCTCGAAAAATCACTGGAAATGATTCTGGAATCACCCCCTTACAGCGCATTGGAGTGGGTTTATTTGTTGCGACTTTTTCAATGGTTTCAGCTGCACTAAcggagaagaagagaagagatACGTTTTTGAACTCTGGTCAAACGTTATCTATTTTCTGGATAACCCCACAATTCTTAATCTTTGGATTATCTGAGATGTTTACAGCTGTGGGGTTGATCGAGTTCTTTTACAAACAGTCATTGAAAGGGATGCAGTCTTTCTTAACTGCTATGACATACTGTTCGTACTCCTTTGGATTTTATCTAAGTTCAGTTCTTGTTTCTTTGATAAATAAGATTACTTCGAGATCAATGGATGATGGTGGTTGGCTCGGAGGTGTTGATCTAAATAAGGGCAGATTAGACCTTTTCTATTGGCTGTTAGCAGGACTAAGTTTGATCAACTTTGTAAACTATATCTTCTGGGCAAGATGGTATAATAATTCATGTAATCGTTCTCCTTCAGGCAAAGCACACCATAACTCCATCGAAGAAGGCTTTCACAATAACTTCGGTCCTGCTAAAGTAGTTGGAGATGACAATATTCATTGA